In Oreochromis aureus strain Israel breed Guangdong linkage group 22, ZZ_aureus, whole genome shotgun sequence, the genomic window TTCTTAAGGTCTTCAATCAAAAGACACCTTCATGAATGGAAATGCAGAGGGTTTACAATAAGTTCCAAACTACTGGTTCATTCAAGAATTGTATTAGAATTTGCTAGAGAACATCTAAAAGAGTGGCAACAGTTCtggaaaaaatatttggaaAGATGAAAATAAGATTAACTAGTGCCAGAATGATGGGGTGTTAAGTATGGAGAAGTAGAGAAACCACTCATGATCCAAAGGATATCACATTATCTGTCAAACACAGTGTTTACAATGTTATGGTATgggcatgtatggctgccagtggaaccgGGGCACTAGTCTTTAGTGATGAGACTCTTGATTGAAGCAGCAGGATTCATTCTACTCAGCTTCAGCCAAATCCTGCAAAACTGATTGGACAGCGGTTGAAATTCTAAAAGGATACTGCAAAGAgaactattattattttctggGGAATTTTCTTCAGTGACCAAGTCAGTGGCATGACTAATTACACAACTGAGGGCAGAGACACCAAATTAACCAGCACCAGCAGGATGTGGCTGCACAATATTTGGTCATGCACATGTGTTCTAGACTTCAGGCAGTAATTTTTAAAAGCAGTTTTATTCAAGTACTTAAAACGACCCCAATTAATTTTGAACCTCTGAAagtaatttaaattaaattaacatATAAACAGTGCTGACATGACCTGTTGAACACAgtaagtttttaattttaatttttaatgctACAAAAAAGGCATTAGCTGTTTTGTTAGTTTAAATCACAGCTAGGAGTTTCTAACTGGTACAAAGGTACAAATTTTAGATACTATGAGCAGACTTTAAGTAATATGAAAATTTTCTAATTTTGGCTTTTGAATGTACAGTGATCCAGTGGACATTGAGACCTTGAGGAGAGCAGCAGTCAGTAAAGGAGGACTGCTCACTGATGAGCTAAGGAGAAAAGTATGGCCCAAACTACTGAACATAAACATCTATGATCTACCACATAAACCTGGTTAGtatacatttaatttaatgtctGGTTAGTGTTGGAAGAACTGCATAAATTTAAATGCTCGTAGTGCAAGAAATGCTAGCAACAATAAgggaaacatttcttttgttgtaGGTCGAGATGTGAGGGAGAACCACAAAGACTACAACCAAGTAGTCCTTGATGTCAGGAGGTCGATGAAGCGTTTTCCGAaaggtaggtgtgtgtgtgtgtgtgtgtgtgtgtgtgtgtgttatctctAAAGATAGCAGCATAGCTCAATGTGCCATTTGTCAAACTGTAACCCTGACCTTAAAGCAACATGGAGTTATCTTGTGAGTAATTTATAAACCAAGTTTAATCTTCACAGGAGGAGTTCCCACATTTTTGAGCtgagagtgttgttgttttaaattaaagagCACTACTGTTGTTTACATAGACAGCAGGGACGTTTCCCTTTAAAATCTTGCAATATAGCAGAATGAGGCCCATAGAAAACACTGGATTCTGTATTCTGAACTCTAATAATCCAAAAATAAACCCTTTCTAGCATCACTTTTTTGGATTATATAAATGCACTGCTCATTTGCTCTTCTGCAGGTATGCCAGCCACGGAGAGAGCAGTGCTTCAGGAGCAGCTCATCGACATCATACTGAAGGTTTTGAAGCGAAACACTCAGCTGCACTACTACCAAGGCTACCATGATGTGGCCGTCACTCTGCTGCTGGTAGTTGGGGAACGAATGGCCATCGCCTTGTTGGACACACTGTCTAATTATCACCTCAGGTTGGATATTTTATTTCCTGCTGATTCTCATACTTTTATGtaaagttaaaatgtttttccaaCTTCTGCAAGTCTTCTCTCTGTGCAGGGACTTCATGGATCCTACCATGGACAGcaccaaacacattttaaactatCTGATGCCAATTTTGGAGCAGGTTGATTTGGAACTGCATGACTTCATGATCAGGTACAAAAAGTAgtgaccactagagggcaccACAGTGTTGGTTTTTAACTGTAATGCTTACAGGGAGAGAAACGGCTAAGTGTATTTGCAATTGAATTAAAATATTACTGAAAACGCATCAGCAGTTGGAGTTCAGGTATCAAATGGTACAATAGACTGTCTGTCCTGCCAAGGTGTACACCACCTTTATCTTTGTTTGTGAGACACTAGTGAATATGAACAATTTGCAGTttgttaaaacacaaaacaaaggaTGCCAAGAAACAGCCAGCTGCTGCAGATAATGTGTGTAGGACTGGGGATGGGAATGTTTGCAAATCAATGAATCACCCTTTAAAGTATTTTTGAtgcatgcagtttttttttttttttgctgtcttGTTGCCTGTTCATAATTGATACTGTACTGGCAACTTCCATATTTGTAAACTACCTGTCTACTCGCATACATGCTGACATAAacagaaaaagcacaaaaaacaagacATTGCACTTGGAGAAAGACGGCAGGATAAACAACACCCGACTTCAAAGTTTCAGCCACCCTTTCTGCTGTGCGCTTCCTCTTCTCCTTGTCTGTCTTCTTATCTCTGCCTCTTTTATTCTGTACTTGTTCTTTTGCtcacctttatttttctttctctcctgctTCATTTTCAATCCCTACCCAACCCATCGCACATGATCTTTGCCCTTTGCTCCTTTCCTCTATCTATCAGTCCCTGCTTCTTTCCATTTGTCAGTCCCATTATTTAGCACGCATTCTTCTTTGTCGCTCAGTTTTCCTGTCCAGTATTGATCGGAAACCTctaatttgttattttatttgagGCACAGTAGCAGGATACATGTGAGGTTGAAGAAAACATACTTTTCCTTCAGTTCTGTATTTTATATCTCAAGTGTTCAGGATGTTAGGATTATGACATATGTATTAAAGGCAATGAGCGGGGaaaaaattgctttttttttctggtttcgATCCACATGTCCTGTGTCAGTGGATCACTTAAAACAGGCAGTCATATATTAAGAAAGAGTGATTGCATgttctttcttttcatatttCACCATATGTTTAAAATGGGACTTAAAGGCATGAGTCAGACACACAAGTCTGATCTTTATTGTGgtcatttgatttttattttctttggtttGGCTTCCCAAGCAATGAAAAGTTAAAATGTGTCTTGTTATTTCATAGAAATTTGGGTGATAATAGAATATCACTGACTTCCAAAACTCAAGAAGTGGCCAAGAAAACAATCTAGTCCATcttttaaaaagaaggaaaacatgGTCCAAGTTAGCAACACCAAAAGGCGGGGAAGACCAGATAAGACACTTGATGATTACAAATTCTTTCcttggtttaaaaaacaaaaacaataaaaaaaaaaaacttcacaatATCTAACCAAGTCAAGAACATTCTCAAGGAGGTAGTTGTGTCATTGTCAAAGACTTACAAAACGTCCAAACCACTTCTTACACTTAAGAACAGAAAGGCCAGATTagactttgccagaaaacatctaaaagagctctgaaaaaaaaggaaaccaaGATGAACTCATATCAGAATTATGGAAGAGAAGAGTATGGAGGAGGAAAGAAACAACCCATGATCCAAAGCAGACCTCATCGTCTGTCAAACATGTGGAGGCAATGTTATGACATTGGCATGTATGAATGCCATTGGAACCAggtcactagtgtttattgatgatgtgactgctgatagaagtagcGGGATAAATTCTGAAGTGTACAGGGctgtactctctgctcagattcagccaaatatGGATGCTCCTTCAGAGTCCAAAGGAAACTGCAAAACCAACTGAAGAGTTTCTCAAGACAGAGaaagtggaataaagtcaagATCTAGCAGTACAGGGATATTTGGTGATGTTCTTTTGGTCCCCATATGTAAAATGTTAGTTTCTCCAGTTGCTTTTGAGTTTCTGAAAATGGAAAAccatgtataaaaatgtctgcaATGTCTAAATAGTTGATGAAGTACTTTTCTGTAAAACttcttgaattaaagctaaaaGTGTGAACATTAATCACATATTAGCTATTTTAATCAAAATCtgctgtggtggtgtacagaggcaacaCTGTACAGTATATACTGTTATGGTTTCAGAAATGTTTCCATTCTTGGATTTGTATTAAAGTATCTTTAATGTGGTCATCTTAGGCACAGGCTACGGGTGTGAGCACAGCAGCCCCACCCATCTGCTGCACTAAGACCCAGTGTAAATAAATGgggattattttgaaatgtgaatGATACAAAACCAGTCTAGAGGAGTccgagaataaataaataaaaaatagttcAGAAAGGATCAAACAGGGCAAATATGAACGTAGATATATGTATAAACAGggttacaaaaaaaatcaatcaaatgaaattttaaaataagGTAACATGACGAAATGTGCCTTTTCTTTGTAGAGCGGAGGTTGGAACCATCTTTGCACTTTCCTGGCTCATCACATGGTACGGCCATGTTCTCTCAGAGTTCAAGCATACCCTGAGACTGTACGACTTCTTCCTGGCCTCACATCCCCTGATGCCCATCTACCTCGCTGCTACGGTATGGGCAAGAGCCAATGAGGTTGTTTTGTCAGTAATCCAGAACACGAGAATACATGTtgccatacacacacacacacacacacacacacacacacacacacacacacacacacacacacacacacacacacacacacacacacacacacacacacacacacagagtgaggCAGAGTACTGTGAAGTCATCAGACTAGTTAATTAGATACTTCCTAATGAGCAGATGAGAAAGAGGGGTACAGAGGGAGGGATTAAAGAGGAAAGGGAAAAAGAATGAGCAGAGAGAGCTGACTGATGTGAGAGCTTTAGTAGGAAGGACACGGAAACAGATTACAAAGGGAaaacattttgacttttttcatcTGCTCCTCCACACTAACTGCTGCATCCCATACATGCGTGTTACTTCCAGCTGGATTGTTTCTGTCTGCTGAAGTATGTTATGTCGAGAGTGTACACGAGTCCTTTTGTTCCTTTGTGTTATTTAACTGTAGAGTCTGTGCATTTTGATTAGTGGCTTCTTGTTTGCACTTGaggatgtttttg contains:
- the zgc:63863 gene encoding TBC1 domain family member 20, whose translation is MKRLKRKKQNGGVVVNGNGSFTREPGCGRKQKLAEIHQALISDPVDIETLRRAAVSKGGLLTDELRRKVWPKLLNINIYDLPHKPGRDVRENHKDYNQVVLDVRRSMKRFPKGMPATERAVLQEQLIDIILKVLKRNTQLHYYQGYHDVAVTLLLVVGERMAIALLDTLSNYHLRDFMDPTMDSTKHILNYLMPILEQVDLELHDFMIRAEVGTIFALSWLITWYGHVLSEFKHTLRLYDFFLASHPLMPIYLAATIVLHREKEVKQTECDMAMVHHLLSRIPQDLPYELLIGWAQDLFEKYPPSLLAKRAALQSRKSLSISTFQAFQLSTLHQRPDSVLQRLTKAQGSTTSRHGLEAALPGDRGQLWRRGNRMVKMAVWGLSATLGAAVFAVAQTAMDWGPEALLQLF